A stretch of Planococcus citri chromosome 5, ihPlaCitr1.1, whole genome shotgun sequence DNA encodes these proteins:
- the LOC135847578 gene encoding uncharacterized protein LOC135847578 isoform X2: MTDHPDDTLLDDDVEEHDFNFDNEKEEALLADNEFDSFIEEHPKEESLHPNGASEIEHLDQEEDVLDIGIAEEDIVENELVSVPNTLDESVYFDSGNENIVDSDSITVAETGDEKVSEPEQISDVGNNEREGEMENDIPTVRSSAEDSLLDDEKHISSEKIEEISSKPTVISLRKQDKKSYDDLPDLAKVIELVQPHGTSRRRKHGKPLQPFVKKNRPPDFAKVNKHEDPNERNDRRSDYSYHRGGKDETRSNDESKRVYSFDGQSDTSMEIINQSQRVTEVRSSHNFVSEYKNFSTQSLIPRSDMRVERPIVTTVQITQERYQIAGDFQMIRPPMENSCQPLMRPFEQNRLFQPRGALPPSTSHQMPQPPGQFAGNHFPGVRPLMPPPNTDNYNRPILLPPRAPHPMPRRPLLPPSGPGLLPQPIRQRFPPHGGPPGQHNFVAPFMSPNGPPPAPAYHHNYQQNRSQFGLNSTPPFSQNFSRPPPFSQPPPSHNSATNGPYYSGNMPHMSNPNPADSNSIYQSRPPPPINPSGHFPRMPNDGSHSVMFQQSSQRVIRMPPLHSNVNENPQCVMNNSGGIGPPSSADYYVKESITTTSSAYLPPPVINQPPPPGVPACQSAATVPYGGDASHLGNNQVEYNRPSRDHYYADQFRDKYSHHPRDDYHFQNEKVSRDRDHDSQYLKRNSSSSINDDSSTKRYRYNYSNDKSNDDDEETEYRKKVEHQKKMREKFVQMKEEQRLKNQMQNFIQNNIKGVLQRREQLLRKNETDSNATTRFVNAKTKEDNYRSEEFTRNRNFSSVGNTGDKPCTKMSPPRKQFDVKKPLNNARNATYSGDETRASPPMTLRHQNNDAIKMKDVPERVKIDDEKNDVKNSTKQLHKVVKIKYKDGTVALKSFPVTGPTKRNTSSIDKSNAIDFLNVTVQEDDNNTNSTRRRMVISKQTSASGENNGASSRNENIIVESVRKGVTQSSVPLAQRFSNLKSTQKNETDQDSSMPVAVKSKNRLVISHEEKMRTVWIKNISPNTKTSLVQKIAATCGTIKRMSWIPGMGQYNEAKITFSTVDEAKKFIHNYHRKTIDTSLILVTSMLSDNK, translated from the exons ATGACTGATCATCC TGATGATACCCTCTTGGATGATGATGTGGAAGAACATGATTTCAACTTCGACAACGAAAAAGAAGAAGCCTTATTAGCTGATAATGAATTCGATAGTTTCATCGAAGAACATCCg AAAGAGGAATCGTTGCACCCAAATGGGGCTTCTGAAATAGAACATCTCGATCA GGAAGAAGACGTTCTAGATATTGGCATCGCTGAAGAAGACATTGTGGAAAATGAATTAGTTTCTGTGCCGAATACTCTCGATGAATCGGTGTACTTTGACTCGGGAAATGAGAATATTGTCGATAGTGATTCCATTACTGTGGCAGAAACTGGCGATGAAAAAGTTTCCGAACCGGAGCAAA TTTCAGATGTTGGTAATAACGAAAGAGAAGGTGAGATGGAAAATGACATACCTACCGTTCGTTCGTCTGCTGAAGATTCTTTATTAGATGACGAGAAACACATTTCGTCAGAGAAGATTGAAGAAATATCCTCTAAACCAACCGTGATATCGTTAAGAAAACAAGACAAAAAATCTTACGACGATTTACCAGATTTGG CCAAAGTAATAGAATTGGTACAGCCTCACGGAACATCGCGACGTCGAAAACATGGCAAACCTTTACAACCTTTTGTAAAGAAAAATCGACCCCCTGATTTTGCGAAAGTAAATAAACACGAGGATCCCAACGAACGTAACGACAGAAGATCTGATTATAGTTATCATCGTGGAGGAAAAG ATGAGACTAGATCGAATGATGAATCAAAACGAGTGTACTCTTTTGATGGCCAAAGTGATACATCGATg gAAATAATCAATCAATCGCAACGTGTAACCGAAGTACGCAGCTCGCATAATTTTGTCTCtgaatacaaaaatttctcTACACAATCCTTAATTCCTCGATCAGACATGCGTGTAGAGCGACCAATTGTGACAACCGTACAAATAACTCAGGAACGTTATCAAATCGCCGGTGATTTCCAAATGATCCGGCCACCGATGGAAAATTCATGTCAACCGCTTATGAGACCATTCGAACAGAATCGTTTATTTCAACCCAGAGGAGCGTTACCGCCGTCGACTTCTCATCAGATGCCTCAACCCCCTGGCCAGTTCGCTGGAAACCATTTCCCCGGTGTTAGACCACTAATGCCGCCTCCGAACACGGATAATTACAACCGGCCGATTCTACTTCCTCCTCGTGCTCCTCACCCGATGCCTAGACGTCCTTTACTTCCTCCTTCAGGTCCCGGCCTTCTTCCTCAACCGATAAGGCAACGATTTCCTCCGCACGGAGGTCCGCCTGGCCAGCATAATTTCGTCGCGCCTTTTATGAGTCCTAATGGCCCTCCGCCGGCTCCCGCCTATCATCATAATTATCAACAAAACCGATCTCAATTTGGTTTGAATTCCACTCcaccattttctcaaaatttttcacgtcCGCCGCCATTCTCTCAGCCGCCGCCATCCCACAATTCAGCGACGAACGGGCCGTACTATTCGGGAAATATGCCGCACATGTCTAATCCGAATCCTGCGGATTCCAACTCGATTTATCAAAGTAGACCTCCGCCGCCGATTAATCCGTCCGGCCATTTTCCTAGGATGCCGAACGACGGTAGCCATTCTGTAATGTTTCAACAATCGTCGCAGCGTGTCATTAGAATGCCACCGCTTCATAGCAACGTCAATGAAAATCCTCAGTGCGTTATGAATAATAGTGGTGGTATCGGCCCACCGTCGTCCGCAGATTATTATGTTAAAGAAAGTATAACTACAACATCTTCGGCGTATCTACCGCCTCCAGTCATCAATCAACCTCCTCCACCAGGGGTTCCTGCGTGTCAGTCGGCCGCTACCGTTCCATATGGCGGCGACGCGAGTCATTTAGGAAATAATCAG GTTGAATATAATCGTCCATCGAGGGATCACTACTACGCTGATCAGTTTCGTGATAAATATTCTCATCATCCTAGAG ATGATTATcattttcagaatgaaaaagtATCTCGAGATCGAGATCACGATTCTCAGTACTTGAAGCGTAATTCGTCGTCTTCGATAAACGACGATAGTTCCACTAAGAGATATCGTTACAATTATTCGAATGATAAATCG AATGACGATGACGAAGAAACGGAGTACcgcaaaaaagttgaacatcAGAAAAAAATGCGTGAAAAATTCGTCCAAATGAAAGAAGAACAACGGTTAAAAAATCagatgcaaaatttcattcaaaacaaCATCAAAG GTGTTCTGCAAAGAAGAGAACAGCTTCTACGCAAAAACGAGACTGATAGTAATGCGACAACTCGTTTCGTTAATGCGAAAACTAAAGAAGATAATTATCGATCCGAAGAGTTCACTCGTAATCGTAACTTTTCTTCTGTCGGTAATACCGGTGATAAACCTTGCACGAAGATGTCGCCACCACGAAAACAATTTGACGTCAAGAAACCGTTGAACAACGCTAGAAACGCTACCTATTCCGGTGATGAAACACGCGCGTCTCCGCCGATGACGCTGCGTCATCAAAATAATGACGCTATCAAGATGAAAGATGTCCCAGAAAGAGTAAAAattgacgatgaaaaaaatgacgttaaAAATAGTACGAAGCAGTTGCATAAAGTTgttaaaattaaatataaaGATGGAACTGTAGCTTTAAAAAGT TTTCCTGTGACCGGGCCAACAAAAAGAAATACATCGTCGATTGATAAGTCGAAtgcaatcgattttttgaatgtgACAGTTCAGGAAGACGATAATAATACGAATTCTACTCGTAGAAGAATGGTTATCTCGAAACAAACATCTGCTAGTGGCGAAAAT AATGGAGCTTCTTCGCGCAATGAAAATATAATCGTAGAAAGTGTTCGTAAGGGTGTTACGCAAAGCAGCGTACCTTTAGCGCAgcgattttccaatttaaaatctACTCAAAAA AATGAAACTGACCAAGATTCGTCGATGCCCGTTGCggtgaaatcgaaaaatcgtctCGTTATATCGCACGAGGAAAAAATGCGAACGGTATGGATTAAAAATATAAGCCCGAATACCAAAACAAGCCTAGTACAAAAAATAGCCGCTACTTGCGGTACCATCAAG aGAATGAGTTGGATACCAGGAATGGGTCAATATAATGAGGCCAAGATTACGTTCAGTACGGTCGACGAAGCGAAGAAATTCATCCATAATTATCATAGAAAAACTATCGATACGTCGTTAATATTGGTTACATCGATGCTGTCGGATAACAAGTAG
- the LOC135847578 gene encoding uncharacterized protein LOC135847578 isoform X1, with translation MSSAMTDHPDDTLLDDDVEEHDFNFDNEKEEALLADNEFDSFIEEHPKEESLHPNGASEIEHLDQEEDVLDIGIAEEDIVENELVSVPNTLDESVYFDSGNENIVDSDSITVAETGDEKVSEPEQISDVGNNEREGEMENDIPTVRSSAEDSLLDDEKHISSEKIEEISSKPTVISLRKQDKKSYDDLPDLAKVIELVQPHGTSRRRKHGKPLQPFVKKNRPPDFAKVNKHEDPNERNDRRSDYSYHRGGKDETRSNDESKRVYSFDGQSDTSMEIINQSQRVTEVRSSHNFVSEYKNFSTQSLIPRSDMRVERPIVTTVQITQERYQIAGDFQMIRPPMENSCQPLMRPFEQNRLFQPRGALPPSTSHQMPQPPGQFAGNHFPGVRPLMPPPNTDNYNRPILLPPRAPHPMPRRPLLPPSGPGLLPQPIRQRFPPHGGPPGQHNFVAPFMSPNGPPPAPAYHHNYQQNRSQFGLNSTPPFSQNFSRPPPFSQPPPSHNSATNGPYYSGNMPHMSNPNPADSNSIYQSRPPPPINPSGHFPRMPNDGSHSVMFQQSSQRVIRMPPLHSNVNENPQCVMNNSGGIGPPSSADYYVKESITTTSSAYLPPPVINQPPPPGVPACQSAATVPYGGDASHLGNNQVEYNRPSRDHYYADQFRDKYSHHPRDDYHFQNEKVSRDRDHDSQYLKRNSSSSINDDSSTKRYRYNYSNDKSNDDDEETEYRKKVEHQKKMREKFVQMKEEQRLKNQMQNFIQNNIKGVLQRREQLLRKNETDSNATTRFVNAKTKEDNYRSEEFTRNRNFSSVGNTGDKPCTKMSPPRKQFDVKKPLNNARNATYSGDETRASPPMTLRHQNNDAIKMKDVPERVKIDDEKNDVKNSTKQLHKVVKIKYKDGTVALKSFPVTGPTKRNTSSIDKSNAIDFLNVTVQEDDNNTNSTRRRMVISKQTSASGENNGASSRNENIIVESVRKGVTQSSVPLAQRFSNLKSTQKNETDQDSSMPVAVKSKNRLVISHEEKMRTVWIKNISPNTKTSLVQKIAATCGTIKRMSWIPGMGQYNEAKITFSTVDEAKKFIHNYHRKTIDTSLILVTSMLSDNK, from the exons A TGAGTTCAGCTATGACTGATCATCC TGATGATACCCTCTTGGATGATGATGTGGAAGAACATGATTTCAACTTCGACAACGAAAAAGAAGAAGCCTTATTAGCTGATAATGAATTCGATAGTTTCATCGAAGAACATCCg AAAGAGGAATCGTTGCACCCAAATGGGGCTTCTGAAATAGAACATCTCGATCA GGAAGAAGACGTTCTAGATATTGGCATCGCTGAAGAAGACATTGTGGAAAATGAATTAGTTTCTGTGCCGAATACTCTCGATGAATCGGTGTACTTTGACTCGGGAAATGAGAATATTGTCGATAGTGATTCCATTACTGTGGCAGAAACTGGCGATGAAAAAGTTTCCGAACCGGAGCAAA TTTCAGATGTTGGTAATAACGAAAGAGAAGGTGAGATGGAAAATGACATACCTACCGTTCGTTCGTCTGCTGAAGATTCTTTATTAGATGACGAGAAACACATTTCGTCAGAGAAGATTGAAGAAATATCCTCTAAACCAACCGTGATATCGTTAAGAAAACAAGACAAAAAATCTTACGACGATTTACCAGATTTGG CCAAAGTAATAGAATTGGTACAGCCTCACGGAACATCGCGACGTCGAAAACATGGCAAACCTTTACAACCTTTTGTAAAGAAAAATCGACCCCCTGATTTTGCGAAAGTAAATAAACACGAGGATCCCAACGAACGTAACGACAGAAGATCTGATTATAGTTATCATCGTGGAGGAAAAG ATGAGACTAGATCGAATGATGAATCAAAACGAGTGTACTCTTTTGATGGCCAAAGTGATACATCGATg gAAATAATCAATCAATCGCAACGTGTAACCGAAGTACGCAGCTCGCATAATTTTGTCTCtgaatacaaaaatttctcTACACAATCCTTAATTCCTCGATCAGACATGCGTGTAGAGCGACCAATTGTGACAACCGTACAAATAACTCAGGAACGTTATCAAATCGCCGGTGATTTCCAAATGATCCGGCCACCGATGGAAAATTCATGTCAACCGCTTATGAGACCATTCGAACAGAATCGTTTATTTCAACCCAGAGGAGCGTTACCGCCGTCGACTTCTCATCAGATGCCTCAACCCCCTGGCCAGTTCGCTGGAAACCATTTCCCCGGTGTTAGACCACTAATGCCGCCTCCGAACACGGATAATTACAACCGGCCGATTCTACTTCCTCCTCGTGCTCCTCACCCGATGCCTAGACGTCCTTTACTTCCTCCTTCAGGTCCCGGCCTTCTTCCTCAACCGATAAGGCAACGATTTCCTCCGCACGGAGGTCCGCCTGGCCAGCATAATTTCGTCGCGCCTTTTATGAGTCCTAATGGCCCTCCGCCGGCTCCCGCCTATCATCATAATTATCAACAAAACCGATCTCAATTTGGTTTGAATTCCACTCcaccattttctcaaaatttttcacgtcCGCCGCCATTCTCTCAGCCGCCGCCATCCCACAATTCAGCGACGAACGGGCCGTACTATTCGGGAAATATGCCGCACATGTCTAATCCGAATCCTGCGGATTCCAACTCGATTTATCAAAGTAGACCTCCGCCGCCGATTAATCCGTCCGGCCATTTTCCTAGGATGCCGAACGACGGTAGCCATTCTGTAATGTTTCAACAATCGTCGCAGCGTGTCATTAGAATGCCACCGCTTCATAGCAACGTCAATGAAAATCCTCAGTGCGTTATGAATAATAGTGGTGGTATCGGCCCACCGTCGTCCGCAGATTATTATGTTAAAGAAAGTATAACTACAACATCTTCGGCGTATCTACCGCCTCCAGTCATCAATCAACCTCCTCCACCAGGGGTTCCTGCGTGTCAGTCGGCCGCTACCGTTCCATATGGCGGCGACGCGAGTCATTTAGGAAATAATCAG GTTGAATATAATCGTCCATCGAGGGATCACTACTACGCTGATCAGTTTCGTGATAAATATTCTCATCATCCTAGAG ATGATTATcattttcagaatgaaaaagtATCTCGAGATCGAGATCACGATTCTCAGTACTTGAAGCGTAATTCGTCGTCTTCGATAAACGACGATAGTTCCACTAAGAGATATCGTTACAATTATTCGAATGATAAATCG AATGACGATGACGAAGAAACGGAGTACcgcaaaaaagttgaacatcAGAAAAAAATGCGTGAAAAATTCGTCCAAATGAAAGAAGAACAACGGTTAAAAAATCagatgcaaaatttcattcaaaacaaCATCAAAG GTGTTCTGCAAAGAAGAGAACAGCTTCTACGCAAAAACGAGACTGATAGTAATGCGACAACTCGTTTCGTTAATGCGAAAACTAAAGAAGATAATTATCGATCCGAAGAGTTCACTCGTAATCGTAACTTTTCTTCTGTCGGTAATACCGGTGATAAACCTTGCACGAAGATGTCGCCACCACGAAAACAATTTGACGTCAAGAAACCGTTGAACAACGCTAGAAACGCTACCTATTCCGGTGATGAAACACGCGCGTCTCCGCCGATGACGCTGCGTCATCAAAATAATGACGCTATCAAGATGAAAGATGTCCCAGAAAGAGTAAAAattgacgatgaaaaaaatgacgttaaAAATAGTACGAAGCAGTTGCATAAAGTTgttaaaattaaatataaaGATGGAACTGTAGCTTTAAAAAGT TTTCCTGTGACCGGGCCAACAAAAAGAAATACATCGTCGATTGATAAGTCGAAtgcaatcgattttttgaatgtgACAGTTCAGGAAGACGATAATAATACGAATTCTACTCGTAGAAGAATGGTTATCTCGAAACAAACATCTGCTAGTGGCGAAAAT AATGGAGCTTCTTCGCGCAATGAAAATATAATCGTAGAAAGTGTTCGTAAGGGTGTTACGCAAAGCAGCGTACCTTTAGCGCAgcgattttccaatttaaaatctACTCAAAAA AATGAAACTGACCAAGATTCGTCGATGCCCGTTGCggtgaaatcgaaaaatcgtctCGTTATATCGCACGAGGAAAAAATGCGAACGGTATGGATTAAAAATATAAGCCCGAATACCAAAACAAGCCTAGTACAAAAAATAGCCGCTACTTGCGGTACCATCAAG aGAATGAGTTGGATACCAGGAATGGGTCAATATAATGAGGCCAAGATTACGTTCAGTACGGTCGACGAAGCGAAGAAATTCATCCATAATTATCATAGAAAAACTATCGATACGTCGTTAATATTGGTTACATCGATGCTGTCGGATAACAAGTAG